In Populus alba chromosome 1, ASM523922v2, whole genome shotgun sequence, a single window of DNA contains:
- the LOC118047004 gene encoding thaumatin-like protein 1, producing MASRMPFAIITFTLVIFLYACTHAGAQSVTFDFTNNCPYTVWPGTLTAAGSPSLSSTGFTLAAGASSSLSVPVNWSGRLWARTQCSTDASGKFVCATADCASGVIECNGAGAIPPASLAEFTLSGDGGQDYYDISLVDGFNIPISVTPQGGSTGCPSTSCAANVNAVCDPNLAVTGSDGTVIACKSACLAFNQPQYCCTGEYSTPDTCPPNQYSMTFKQQCPQAYSYAYDDTSSTFTCPSGGNYLITFCP from the exons ATGGCGAGTCGTATGCCCTTTGCTATAATTACCTTCACCCTCGTCATCTTCCTCTATG CTTGCACGCATGCAGGAGCACAATCTGTGACTTTCGACTTCACAAACAACTGTCCATACACAGTCTGGCCAGGAACTCTAACGGCTGCTGGCAGTCCGTCTTTATCTTCAACTGGCTTCACATTGGCAGCGGGTGCTTCATCTTCGCTGAGTGTCCCTGTCAATTGGTCTGGTCGCTTGTGGGCCAGAACGCAATGCTCTACAGATGCCTCGGGAAAGTTTGTTTGTGCTACTGCTGACTGTGCCTCTGGCGTCATAGAATGCAACGGAGCCGGTGCGATCCCACCAGCATCCTTGGCAGAATTTACTCTAAGCGGTGATGGTGGGCAAGATTATTACGATATAAGCCTTGTTGATGGCTTTAACATCCCAATTTCGGTAACCCCGCAAGGAGGTTCTACTGGTTGCCCTTCTACAAGCTGTGCAGCTAACGTGAATGCTGTTTGTGATCCTAATTTAGCAGTGACAGGTTCAGATGGGACTGTGATTGCCTGCAAGAGCGCGTGTTTGGCATTTAACCAGCCGCAGTACTGCTGCACAGGAGAGTACAGTACACCTGACACATGTCCTCCTAACCAATATTCGATGACTTTCAAGCAGCAGTGTCCTCAAGCTTACAGTTATGCTTATGATGATACATCGAGCACGTTTACTTGTCCTAGTGGAGGCAACTATTTGATTACCTTTTGTCCATGA
- the LOC140954911 gene encoding uncharacterized mitochondrial protein AtMg00860-like, translated as MVKNKYPLPRIDDLFDQLKGARVFSQIDLRFGYHQLRIKDKTYKRLLSEPLDKCEFWFKEVVFLGHVISAKGIFVNPRKVEAVLKWERPMDVTKIQSFLGLARHYRRFIEGFFTIVSPLTKLTRKEV; from the exons ATGGTGAAGAACAAGTACCCACTCCCacggatagatgatttgtttgatcaattAAAGGGTGCTAGGGTGTTCTCTCAGATAGATTTGAGGTTTGGGTATCACCAGTTGAGGATTAAGGACAAGACATACAAAAGGTTGCTTTCAGAACCT CTGGATAAGTGTGAGTTTTGGTTCAAAGAAGTAGTATTTTTGGGCCATGTAATTTCTGCCAAAGGAATATTTGTGAATCCAAGGAAGGTTGAGGCCGTGTTGAAATGGGAGAGGCCTATGGATGTGACAAAAATCCAAAGTTTCTTGGGTCTTGCTAGGCATTACAGGAGGTTTATTGAAGGCTTCTTCACCATAGTATCACCTTTGACTAAGTTGACCCGCAAAGAAGTCTAG